In Salinibacterium sp. dk2585, a single window of DNA contains:
- a CDS encoding YdiU family protein, with the protein MTATTQLHLTLGNRFARELPELALEWQAEEAPEPRLLVLNEPLAAELGLDAEQLRSVEGLRMLVGNRVPEGATPVAQAYAGHQFGGYSPRLGDGRALLLGELEVDGRLLDLHLKGSGRTPFARGGDGRAAVGPMLREYIISEAMHGLGIPTTRSLAVVATGRPVQRETVLPGAVLARVASSHLRVGSFQYARGTGDTDLLRRLADHAISRHYPDAASAEHPYLALYRAVVSAQASLIARWMLVGFIHGVMNTDNMTISGESIDFGPCAFMGAYDPATVYSSIDQQGRYAYGNQPAIGEWNLARFAEAMLPLFHDEEERAIELAVEALGAFRGEYTAEWEAGMLQKLGLTAPTPLVAELHGILGEHRVEYTSFFRRLGAAANGDVAPARELFLDPGAFDAWVEQWRMLGPDAELMRRVNPLYIPRNHLVEEALAAGSDGDLAPMETLLTAVSDPYTERAGLEHYATPGADDFGTYQTFCGT; encoded by the coding sequence ATGACCGCGACCACCCAACTGCACCTCACGCTCGGCAACCGCTTCGCGCGCGAGCTGCCCGAACTGGCGCTCGAATGGCAGGCCGAAGAGGCGCCGGAACCGCGACTGCTCGTGCTCAACGAACCCCTCGCCGCCGAGCTCGGCCTCGACGCGGAGCAACTGCGAAGTGTTGAAGGGCTCCGGATGCTGGTGGGCAACCGGGTGCCGGAGGGCGCGACCCCCGTTGCACAGGCATACGCGGGACACCAGTTCGGCGGCTACTCGCCCCGGCTGGGCGACGGTCGGGCGCTGCTCCTCGGCGAACTCGAAGTCGACGGGCGGCTCCTCGACCTGCACCTCAAGGGTTCGGGTCGCACACCGTTCGCGCGCGGCGGCGATGGCCGTGCCGCCGTCGGCCCGATGCTGCGCGAATACATCATCAGCGAGGCCATGCACGGGCTCGGCATCCCCACGACCCGCTCGCTCGCGGTCGTCGCGACGGGCCGCCCCGTGCAACGCGAGACCGTGCTCCCCGGCGCCGTCCTCGCTCGCGTCGCGAGCAGCCACCTGCGCGTCGGCAGCTTCCAGTACGCGCGCGGCACGGGCGACACCGATCTGCTGCGGCGCCTCGCCGACCACGCGATCAGCCGCCACTATCCGGATGCCGCGAGCGCCGAGCATCCGTACCTCGCCCTCTATCGCGCCGTCGTGTCGGCGCAGGCCTCGCTCATCGCACGGTGGATGCTCGTGGGCTTCATCCACGGTGTCATGAACACCGACAACATGACCATCTCGGGCGAGAGCATCGACTTCGGCCCATGCGCATTCATGGGGGCGTACGACCCCGCGACCGTCTACAGCTCGATCGACCAGCAGGGCCGTTACGCCTACGGCAACCAGCCGGCGATCGGCGAGTGGAACCTCGCCCGCTTCGCCGAGGCCATGCTGCCGCTGTTCCACGACGAGGAGGAACGCGCGATCGAGCTTGCCGTCGAGGCGCTCGGCGCGTTCCGCGGCGAGTACACGGCCGAGTGGGAGGCCGGCATGCTGCAGAAGCTGGGACTCACCGCGCCGACACCGCTCGTCGCTGAACTCCATGGCATCCTGGGCGAGCACCGGGTCGAGTACACCTCGTTCTTCCGCCGCCTCGGTGCCGCCGCCAACGGTGATGTGGCGCCGGCGCGCGAACTCTTCCTCGACCCCGGGGCCTTCGACGCCTGGGTGGAGCAATGGCGGATGCTCGGGCCCGATGCCGAGCTCATGCGCCGGGTCAACCCGCTCTACATCCCGCGCAATCACCTCGTCGAGGAGGCCCTTGCCGCGGGGAGCGACGGCGACCTCGCGCCCATGGAGACTCTCCTCACCGCAGTGTCTGACCCCTACACCGAGCGTGCCGGGCTTGAGCACTACGCGACGCCCGGCGCCGACGACTTCGGCACCTACCAGACCTTCTGCGGCACCTAG
- a CDS encoding FAD-binding oxidoreductase: MRSVIVVGAGIVGLSTAWFLQERGVEVTVVDRGEVGLGASWGNAGWIAPALTLPLPEPAIFRYGVKAVVSPSSPVYVPLAADAKLLRFLAGFAWHSTPAKWRANMETFAEINTWSLASFDVLADGGVEDRTITADPFLTGFTSERDRQGLRHEFAEIEKRGGEVDYELISGEELRALEPAISAEVSHGIRIAGQRYINPPLFVRSLADAVEARGGTIITSTAVTDVTDTGSGVIVEVDQPQAGGASPWELHADAVVVASGTWLGALAGRYGVRQVVQAGRGYSFSVRPDAVPEHPIYFPAQRVACTPLGDRLRVGGMMEFRPADAAPDPRRITTLVEAARPLFEGIDWDAREDEWVGSRPCTADGLPLVGETRSPRVHVAGGHGMWGVTLGPLTGRIVADAMTGGPRHPLLDSFDPLR, encoded by the coding sequence ATGCGAAGCGTGATCGTTGTTGGGGCGGGGATCGTCGGCCTGAGCACAGCGTGGTTCCTGCAGGAGCGAGGGGTCGAGGTTACGGTCGTCGACCGGGGCGAGGTCGGACTCGGGGCATCGTGGGGGAACGCGGGCTGGATCGCCCCGGCTCTCACGCTGCCGCTGCCGGAGCCAGCAATCTTCCGCTACGGGGTCAAGGCCGTCGTGAGCCCGAGCTCACCCGTGTATGTGCCGCTCGCCGCCGACGCCAAGCTGCTGCGCTTCCTCGCGGGCTTCGCCTGGCACTCCACTCCGGCCAAATGGCGGGCCAACATGGAGACCTTCGCCGAGATCAACACGTGGAGCCTCGCCTCCTTCGACGTGCTCGCCGACGGCGGCGTCGAGGACCGCACGATCACGGCCGATCCCTTCCTCACCGGATTCACGAGCGAACGCGACCGCCAGGGCCTTCGCCACGAGTTCGCCGAGATCGAGAAGCGCGGCGGTGAGGTCGACTACGAGCTCATCTCGGGCGAGGAGTTGCGTGCGCTTGAGCCGGCCATCAGCGCGGAGGTGAGCCACGGCATCCGTATCGCGGGGCAGCGTTACATCAACCCACCACTCTTCGTGCGTTCGCTCGCCGACGCCGTCGAGGCGCGCGGCGGCACCATCATCACCTCGACCGCGGTGACGGATGTCACGGACACCGGTTCCGGCGTCATCGTCGAGGTCGACCAGCCACAGGCCGGCGGCGCATCACCGTGGGAGCTCCACGCCGACGCCGTCGTGGTCGCGAGCGGCACGTGGCTCGGGGCGCTCGCGGGCCGCTACGGCGTGCGGCAGGTCGTGCAGGCGGGCCGTGGCTACAGCTTCAGCGTGCGCCCGGACGCCGTGCCGGAGCATCCGATCTACTTCCCGGCACAGCGGGTGGCATGCACGCCCCTCGGCGACCGCCTGCGGGTCGGCGGGATGATGGAATTTCGGCCGGCGGACGCCGCGCCCGACCCGCGTCGCATCACGACGCTCGTCGAGGCGGCCCGGCCGCTATTCGAGGGCATCGACTGGGACGCCCGCGAGGATGAATGGGTCGGCTCGCGTCCTTGCACGGCGGACGGCCTGCCGCTCGTGGGGGAGACGCGCTCGCCGAGGGTGCACGTTGCCGGCGGGCACGGCATGTGGGGCGTGACCCTGGGCCCGCTCACGGGGCGGATTGTGGCAGATGCGATGACGGGCGGGCCGCGGCATCCGCTGCTGGATTCCTTTGATCCCTTGCGCTAG
- a CDS encoding class II glutamine amidotransferase, producing MCRLLGLVSRDETTIPDALGADFTAFTALSAGLHGDGWGVAAEHAGKRTIIRAAEAAHSSAHYRAATSVPVSSAITHLRAATLDLPVADRNTHPFVHGDVSFAHNGSIREIAAIEQIIDPDLRRGIQGDTDSERYMLALVSELRRSSPVDAVRTVAARLSEVAVEASINALLLTPDELIIVADEHAKAPAFVGADYYALSYLERNGLFAVASSGWERESWRAIPERSVLTVDRRTLELRIDDLDGRREAIAA from the coding sequence ATGTGCCGCCTCCTTGGACTCGTGTCTCGCGATGAGACGACGATTCCGGATGCCCTCGGCGCCGACTTCACCGCCTTCACCGCCCTTTCGGCTGGCCTCCACGGCGACGGCTGGGGCGTGGCCGCCGAGCACGCCGGCAAGCGCACGATAATCCGGGCTGCCGAGGCGGCCCACAGCAGCGCCCACTACCGGGCCGCGACATCCGTGCCCGTTTCGAGTGCCATCACGCACTTGAGGGCCGCGACCCTCGACCTGCCCGTCGCCGATCGCAACACCCACCCCTTCGTGCACGGCGACGTGTCGTTCGCCCACAACGGCTCGATCCGCGAGATTGCCGCGATCGAGCAGATCATCGACCCCGACCTCCGCCGCGGCATCCAGGGCGACACCGACAGCGAACGCTACATGCTCGCGCTCGTCTCTGAACTGCGCCGGTCATCCCCCGTCGACGCAGTGCGCACGGTCGCCGCGCGCCTCAGCGAGGTGGCGGTCGAGGCGAGCATCAACGCGCTGCTCCTCACGCCAGACGAACTCATCATCGTCGCCGACGAGCACGCCAAGGCCCCCGCCTTCGTCGGCGCAGACTACTACGCGCTCTCCTATCTCGAGCGCAATGGACTCTTCGCGGTCGCCTCAAGCGGCTGGGAGCGCGAGAGCTGGCGGGCCATTCCCGAGCGCAGCGTGCTCACGGTCGATCGCCGCACCCTCGAGCTGCGCATCGACGACCTCGACGGGCGTCGCGAGGCCATCGCCGCCTGA
- a CDS encoding S-layer family protein, translating into MALLALGRALSPVAATLALAIGFTGLTVAAAPTDAAAAAAGTPFDCTEPRFFAQAEDSGRLQVSVGSYTQQGDSIWTAIGQTWTTGFFNALAFNPQDEYLYGTRYGGGTGVDGSLVRIDSDGGVDYIGVSSQPLGAPPSFLWDTGEFDSAGNYYVASGNGGTSTVHRISGLKDATSSSVPRPARAEIPLTQTVRIADLAYKDGLFWAPYYSSNNTTSASFYRIDLNNVLGNGVGRVTQFALPAGVPAQAYGSAFTMTNGNLAFIGTNNYMYQVSIGDRLNPTPALVSRVAAPPNQRSDATNCATAQYSSLSVEKTGPAKVGVGEPITWDVTVTNEGPGVTSGFVLNDLLPSGLSNVAVTSDDTSCVVNAAKTTATCNGGRLGVNETATVQVTATAPSTPGPLQNSAYVIGNEDPSPDPATTADTDVVISTLAGSPVSIPGPAGIRSFTGPTNGVVSFVGGAFTYTPSPGFSGRDQFSYTTAAGTITVYIVVDPLAQDDTATTVAGSPVTVDGPALVAAGTGTGLELTSVDNSVNGTVTIVDGDPVFTPTPGFSGTGSFDYTLTDDADSDVTATVTVTVTPTAGPLTRGTSTNTAINIPIADLLAASIGTGLEVSLGGAVNGDVRVSGANVVFDPAEDFSGPASFTYTVTDDEGQTASATVKVAVSPVAGNDSATTPAETSVSIAVLRNDNGSDLEITEVSTPSSGTALVDDDAILFTPADDFSGTATFTYEVTDDDGQTAVATVTVTVTPVAADDSRTTAAGAPLTVSASELAAAGIGSNLTVISVSNAGNGRVSLDAYGNPVFVPTSDFSGSASFDYTVWDAANQMATATVTVTVTPVGTDDTATTSAETELAIPVLDNDLGSGLTITRISSVMGGTAEIDGDSIDFMPTAGYSGPASLTYELRDTSNQVTTATVAIAVTPVAEADSASTTVGTAVTIDVLDGDTGSDLTLTNVTAPAGVDAAIVDGQVVYTPAAGFSGDVTFSYTVTDASLQTATANVTVTVLPTAADETAATTVNTPVTVPGTTLVDAGTGTALTLVVVSGEVNGTVRLVDGDAVFTPTAGFSGDASFTFTLEDPTGGRATGTVDVTIAPVASAVTASTEADVPVTVTASDLEDAGVGTGLELVRVGDPANGSVALDSDGDAVFTPTPGFSGTGTFTFTLEDDDGGTATHTVTVTVGPVANADSASTPIDTPVTVNVLTNDVGTSLGVTAHGSARHGTVTVAANGTLVYTPDAGFSGVDSLSYDLSADGGSDSAWVTILVTPNAPDDAAVTDAGKAVDIDVLANDGGTGLVVTATGTPTAGGTVTIEASGVRFTPAPGFSGIDTFTYTVTDAAGSTAVAGVTVSVLPLAAPVARDSKAGQPVTVDVLRTGTGTGLVVTSVVPSPHGATVINADGTITFTPRDGFSGVVDLEYTATDADGLTTVGTVALTVMPTAADDEVRTAAGEPVVISTLANDIGSGLTVIATTSPSNGTVVINADGTITYTPHTGFAGSDTFTYTVEDAAGSTVTASVSVVVGAALPFMGAEPGGLVLLAFGLLGLGGLGLLARMRIARPRHRAR; encoded by the coding sequence ATGGCACTCCTGGCTCTTGGTCGAGCACTCTCGCCCGTTGCGGCAACCCTCGCCCTGGCGATCGGCTTCACCGGTCTCACTGTCGCGGCAGCGCCGACGGATGCCGCAGCCGCAGCCGCGGGGACACCCTTCGACTGCACCGAGCCGAGGTTCTTTGCGCAGGCAGAGGACAGTGGAAGGCTGCAAGTCAGTGTTGGGAGTTACACCCAGCAGGGCGACTCCATCTGGACCGCCATCGGGCAGACGTGGACCACAGGTTTCTTCAACGCGCTCGCCTTCAACCCTCAGGATGAATACCTGTACGGCACTCGTTACGGCGGAGGAACAGGCGTTGATGGCAGTCTCGTTCGCATCGACAGTGATGGGGGAGTCGATTACATCGGAGTCAGCAGTCAGCCGCTCGGCGCCCCGCCATCGTTCCTGTGGGATACGGGTGAGTTCGACTCCGCGGGCAACTACTACGTTGCTTCAGGCAACGGGGGAACCTCCACTGTCCACCGCATCTCCGGGCTGAAAGACGCCACAAGCTCTTCCGTGCCTCGTCCGGCACGCGCGGAAATTCCACTGACGCAGACGGTGCGGATCGCGGATCTCGCGTACAAGGACGGGTTGTTCTGGGCGCCGTACTACAGCTCAAACAACACCACCAGCGCGAGCTTCTACCGCATCGATCTCAACAATGTCTTGGGCAACGGCGTAGGCCGCGTGACGCAGTTCGCCCTTCCCGCCGGAGTTCCGGCGCAGGCCTACGGCTCCGCCTTCACGATGACCAACGGCAACCTCGCATTCATCGGCACAAACAACTACATGTATCAGGTCTCTATCGGAGATCGCCTGAACCCCACCCCCGCCCTCGTCAGTCGGGTAGCGGCGCCGCCCAACCAGCGCAGCGACGCGACGAACTGCGCGACAGCCCAGTACTCATCCTTGTCGGTTGAGAAGACTGGTCCCGCGAAGGTTGGTGTGGGTGAGCCAATCACATGGGATGTCACGGTCACCAACGAGGGCCCTGGAGTCACGTCCGGCTTCGTGCTCAACGACCTTCTGCCCAGTGGTCTCAGCAATGTCGCGGTGACCAGTGACGACACGTCGTGTGTCGTCAACGCTGCCAAGACGACCGCCACGTGCAACGGCGGCCGGCTCGGGGTCAACGAGACCGCCACGGTCCAGGTGACGGCGACGGCTCCCTCGACCCCCGGGCCCCTCCAGAACAGCGCGTACGTGATCGGAAACGAAGACCCGTCGCCCGACCCCGCCACGACCGCCGACACAGATGTTGTGATCTCGACTCTTGCGGGATCGCCCGTGTCCATCCCCGGGCCCGCCGGCATCAGGTCCTTCACCGGCCCCACCAACGGCGTGGTGTCGTTCGTGGGCGGCGCCTTCACCTACACGCCCAGCCCGGGCTTCTCTGGCCGGGACCAGTTCTCCTACACAACCGCCGCTGGCACGATCACGGTGTACATCGTCGTCGACCCGCTCGCGCAGGATGACACGGCAACGACGGTTGCGGGCAGCCCCGTCACGGTCGACGGCCCGGCACTGGTCGCCGCCGGCACAGGCACCGGTCTCGAACTCACCTCGGTCGACAATTCCGTGAACGGCACGGTGACGATCGTCGACGGCGACCCCGTCTTCACGCCGACTCCCGGCTTCTCCGGTACCGGTTCCTTCGACTACACCCTGACGGACGACGCTGACAGCGACGTGACCGCGACGGTCACGGTCACGGTCACGCCGACGGCGGGTCCGCTCACGCGCGGCACCTCGACCAACACCGCGATCAACATTCCGATCGCGGATCTTCTGGCCGCCTCGATCGGCACCGGACTCGAGGTGAGCCTGGGCGGTGCAGTGAACGGTGACGTGCGGGTTTCGGGCGCGAACGTCGTGTTCGATCCGGCGGAGGACTTCTCTGGACCTGCGAGTTTCACCTACACGGTCACGGACGACGAAGGCCAGACTGCGTCGGCAACCGTCAAGGTCGCCGTGTCGCCGGTCGCCGGCAACGACAGTGCCACCACACCGGCGGAGACGTCGGTTTCCATTGCCGTCCTCCGCAACGACAACGGCAGCGATCTCGAGATCACGGAGGTCTCGACCCCAAGCAGTGGCACCGCCCTCGTCGACGACGACGCGATCCTGTTCACCCCAGCCGACGACTTCTCCGGCACGGCGACGTTCACCTACGAGGTGACGGATGACGACGGCCAGACGGCGGTGGCGACCGTCACCGTCACCGTCACGCCGGTCGCCGCGGACGACTCCCGCACGACTGCCGCGGGGGCGCCGCTGACGGTCTCTGCCTCGGAGCTCGCCGCGGCTGGCATCGGAAGCAACCTGACCGTGATCTCCGTCAGCAACGCGGGCAACGGCAGGGTTTCGCTTGACGCATACGGCAACCCGGTGTTCGTGCCCACGAGCGATTTCTCGGGATCAGCCAGCTTTGACTACACGGTGTGGGATGCCGCGAACCAGATGGCGACGGCAACGGTCACTGTCACTGTGACCCCGGTAGGCACGGATGACACCGCGACGACCTCGGCTGAGACCGAGCTCGCCATCCCGGTGCTCGACAACGACCTCGGCAGCGGGCTCACCATCACCCGCATCTCCTCGGTCATGGGGGGCACCGCCGAAATCGATGGCGACAGCATCGACTTCATGCCGACTGCCGGCTACTCGGGCCCAGCCTCGCTCACCTACGAGCTGCGCGACACGTCCAACCAGGTCACAACGGCGACCGTCGCAATCGCCGTGACTCCCGTCGCTGAGGCCGACAGCGCGAGCACCACGGTTGGCACCGCCGTCACGATCGACGTGCTCGACGGCGACACTGGAAGCGACCTCACCCTCACGAACGTGACGGCGCCTGCGGGCGTCGACGCCGCCATTGTCGATGGTCAGGTCGTCTACACGCCCGCCGCCGGCTTCTCTGGCGATGTGACGTTCTCCTACACCGTCACAGACGCGTCGTTGCAGACGGCGACCGCGAACGTGACGGTCACGGTGTTGCCCACGGCGGCCGACGAGACCGCCGCGACCACCGTCAACACCCCCGTCACCGTGCCGGGCACGACCCTCGTCGATGCGGGCACGGGCACGGCCCTCACCCTCGTGGTGGTCAGCGGCGAAGTGAATGGCACTGTGAGGCTGGTCGACGGTGATGCCGTCTTCACGCCGACGGCGGGTTTCTCTGGTGACGCATCCTTCACCTTCACCCTCGAGGATCCGACTGGCGGCCGCGCGACTGGCACGGTCGACGTCACGATCGCGCCGGTCGCCAGCGCCGTGACTGCGTCGACCGAGGCTGATGTTCCCGTCACGGTCACGGCGTCAGACCTTGAGGATGCCGGCGTCGGCACCGGACTGGAGCTGGTGCGTGTCGGCGACCCCGCGAACGGCTCGGTCGCCCTCGACAGCGACGGCGACGCGGTCTTCACTCCGACGCCCGGCTTCTCGGGCACCGGCACCTTCACCTTCACGCTCGAGGACGACGACGGCGGCACTGCCACGCACACGGTGACGGTGACAGTCGGCCCCGTCGCGAACGCTGATTCCGCGTCAACGCCCATCGACACCCCCGTGACGGTCAATGTGCTCACGAATGACGTGGGCACCTCGCTCGGGGTCACCGCTCACGGTTCGGCACGCCACGGCACCGTAACGGTGGCAGCCAACGGCACGCTGGTATACACGCCCGATGCCGGCTTCTCGGGTGTCGACTCGCTTTCCTATGACCTCTCGGCAGACGGTGGCAGCGACTCCGCCTGGGTGACGATCCTCGTGACGCCGAACGCGCCAGACGATGCCGCGGTCACCGATGCGGGCAAGGCGGTCGACATCGACGTGCTCGCGAATGACGGCGGCACCGGGCTCGTCGTCACGGCAACCGGCACGCCGACTGCGGGCGGCACCGTGACGATCGAGGCCAGCGGGGTGCGCTTCACGCCCGCGCCCGGCTTTTCGGGCATCGACACCTTCACCTACACGGTGACGGATGCCGCGGGCTCGACGGCAGTCGCAGGGGTCACGGTCTCGGTGCTCCCGCTCGCGGCCCCGGTGGCCCGCGACAGCAAGGCCGGCCAGCCGGTCACGGTGGATGTGCTGCGCACGGGCACGGGGACCGGGCTGGTCGTGACATCCGTCGTTCCTTCCCCCCACGGCGCGACCGTGATCAACGCCGATGGCACGATCACCTTCACGCCGCGGGACGGTTTCTCGGGCGTCGTCGACCTTGAGTACACCGCGACGGATGCGGATGGCCTCACGACGGTCGGCACGGTCGCCCTCACGGTGATGCCGACCGCAGCCGACGACGAGGTGCGCACGGCCGCAGGCGAACCCGTCGTCATCAGCACGCTCGCCAACGACATCGGCAGCGGGCTGACCGTGATCGCGACGACGTCGCCGTCGAACGGCACCGTCGTGATCAACGCCGACGGCACGATCACGTACACGCCGCACACTGGCTTCGCGGGCAGCGACACCTTCACCTACACGGTTGAGGATGCCGCTGGCAGCACCGTCACGGCGTCGGTCTCGGTCGTGGTCGGGGCGGCGCTGCCGTTCATGGGGGCCGAGCCGGGTGGACTCGTGCTCCTCGCCTTCGGCCTCCTGGGGCTCGGCGGGCTGGGTCTCCTCGCACGGATGCGGATCGCCCGGCCCCGGCACCGCGCACGCTAG